Proteins encoded together in one Erinaceus europaeus chromosome 11, mEriEur2.1, whole genome shotgun sequence window:
- the EXTL2 gene encoding exostosin-like 2 isoform X2 encodes MRCCHICKLPGRVMGFRVLRFSLVIILVLLLVAGALTTLLPNIKEDKMLTLRREIKSQSKSTLDSFTLIMQTYNRTDLLLRLLNHYQAVPHLHKVIVVWNNVGEKGPDELWNSLGPHPVPVIFKLQTTNKMRNRLQVFPELETNAVLMIDDDTLISAQDLAFAFSVWQQFPDHIVGFVPRKHVSTSSGIYSYGGFELQTPGFGNGDQYSMVLIGASFFNSKYLELFQRQPAAVHALIDETQNCDDIAMNFLVARHIGKTSGIFVKPVNMGNLEKETNGGYSGMWHRAEHFLQRSYCINKLVSIYDSMPLKYSNIMISQFGFPYANHRSKI; translated from the exons ATGAG GTGTTGCCACATCTGCAAGCTTCCTGGAAGAGTGATGGGGTTTCGAGTGCTTCGTTTCTCTTTGGTGATCATCCTTGTATTACTACTAGTAGCTGGGGCTTTGACCACATTGCTTCCTAACATCAAAGAAGACAAGATGCTTACATTGAGGAGGGAAATAAAATCTCAGAGCAAGTCCACCCTGGATTCCTTTACTCTCATAATGCAGACTTACAACAGAACAGATCTTCTGTTGAGACTTCTAAATCATTATCAAGCAGTACCACATCTACACAAAGTAATTGTGGTGTGGAACAATGTTGGGGAGAAGGGACCAGATGAATTATGGAATTCTCTAGGGCCTCACCCTGTCCCTGTAATCTTCAAGCTACAGACTACAAACAAGATGAGAAACCGACTCCAGGTCTTTCCAGAACTGGAAACCAATG cGGTGTTAATGATAGATGATGACACACTAATTAGTGCTCAAGACCTTGCTTTTGCCTTCTCAGTTTGGCAG CAATTTCCTGATCATATTGTAGGATTTGTTCCAAGAAAGCATGTCTCTACTTCATCGGGTATCTACAGTTATGGAGGTTTTGAACTACAAACACCAGGATTTGGAAACGGTGACCAGTACTCAATGGTGCTCATTGGAGCCTCATTCTTCAATAGCAAATACCTTGAACTCTTTCAAAGGCAACCTGCAGCTGTCCATGCTTTGATAGATGAAACACAAAACTGTGATGATATCGCCATGAATTTCCTTGTTGCCAGGCACATTGGGAAGACTTCAGGGATATTTGTGAAACCTGTCAACATGggcaatttagaaaaagaaaccaaTGGTGGCTATTCTGGGATGTGGCATCGAGCAGAGCACTTTCTGCAGCGGTCTTACTGTATAAATAAGCTTGTTAGTATCTATGATAGCATGCCCTTGAAGTATTCCAACATTATGATTTCTCAGTTTGGTTTTCCATATGCTAACCACAGAAGTAAAATATGA
- the EXTL2 gene encoding exostosin-like 2 isoform X1 yields MQSPLRCCHICKLPGRVMGFRVLRFSLVIILVLLLVAGALTTLLPNIKEDKMLTLRREIKSQSKSTLDSFTLIMQTYNRTDLLLRLLNHYQAVPHLHKVIVVWNNVGEKGPDELWNSLGPHPVPVIFKLQTTNKMRNRLQVFPELETNAVLMIDDDTLISAQDLAFAFSVWQQFPDHIVGFVPRKHVSTSSGIYSYGGFELQTPGFGNGDQYSMVLIGASFFNSKYLELFQRQPAAVHALIDETQNCDDIAMNFLVARHIGKTSGIFVKPVNMGNLEKETNGGYSGMWHRAEHFLQRSYCINKLVSIYDSMPLKYSNIMISQFGFPYANHRSKI; encoded by the exons ATGCAGTCCCCACTCAG GTGTTGCCACATCTGCAAGCTTCCTGGAAGAGTGATGGGGTTTCGAGTGCTTCGTTTCTCTTTGGTGATCATCCTTGTATTACTACTAGTAGCTGGGGCTTTGACCACATTGCTTCCTAACATCAAAGAAGACAAGATGCTTACATTGAGGAGGGAAATAAAATCTCAGAGCAAGTCCACCCTGGATTCCTTTACTCTCATAATGCAGACTTACAACAGAACAGATCTTCTGTTGAGACTTCTAAATCATTATCAAGCAGTACCACATCTACACAAAGTAATTGTGGTGTGGAACAATGTTGGGGAGAAGGGACCAGATGAATTATGGAATTCTCTAGGGCCTCACCCTGTCCCTGTAATCTTCAAGCTACAGACTACAAACAAGATGAGAAACCGACTCCAGGTCTTTCCAGAACTGGAAACCAATG cGGTGTTAATGATAGATGATGACACACTAATTAGTGCTCAAGACCTTGCTTTTGCCTTCTCAGTTTGGCAG CAATTTCCTGATCATATTGTAGGATTTGTTCCAAGAAAGCATGTCTCTACTTCATCGGGTATCTACAGTTATGGAGGTTTTGAACTACAAACACCAGGATTTGGAAACGGTGACCAGTACTCAATGGTGCTCATTGGAGCCTCATTCTTCAATAGCAAATACCTTGAACTCTTTCAAAGGCAACCTGCAGCTGTCCATGCTTTGATAGATGAAACACAAAACTGTGATGATATCGCCATGAATTTCCTTGTTGCCAGGCACATTGGGAAGACTTCAGGGATATTTGTGAAACCTGTCAACATGggcaatttagaaaaagaaaccaaTGGTGGCTATTCTGGGATGTGGCATCGAGCAGAGCACTTTCTGCAGCGGTCTTACTGTATAAATAAGCTTGTTAGTATCTATGATAGCATGCCCTTGAAGTATTCCAACATTATGATTTCTCAGTTTGGTTTTCCATATGCTAACCACAGAAGTAAAATATGA
- the EXTL2 gene encoding exostosin-like 2 isoform X3, which yields MGFRVLRFSLVIILVLLLVAGALTTLLPNIKEDKMLTLRREIKSQSKSTLDSFTLIMQTYNRTDLLLRLLNHYQAVPHLHKVIVVWNNVGEKGPDELWNSLGPHPVPVIFKLQTTNKMRNRLQVFPELETNAVLMIDDDTLISAQDLAFAFSVWQQFPDHIVGFVPRKHVSTSSGIYSYGGFELQTPGFGNGDQYSMVLIGASFFNSKYLELFQRQPAAVHALIDETQNCDDIAMNFLVARHIGKTSGIFVKPVNMGNLEKETNGGYSGMWHRAEHFLQRSYCINKLVSIYDSMPLKYSNIMISQFGFPYANHRSKI from the exons ATGGGGTTTCGAGTGCTTCGTTTCTCTTTGGTGATCATCCTTGTATTACTACTAGTAGCTGGGGCTTTGACCACATTGCTTCCTAACATCAAAGAAGACAAGATGCTTACATTGAGGAGGGAAATAAAATCTCAGAGCAAGTCCACCCTGGATTCCTTTACTCTCATAATGCAGACTTACAACAGAACAGATCTTCTGTTGAGACTTCTAAATCATTATCAAGCAGTACCACATCTACACAAAGTAATTGTGGTGTGGAACAATGTTGGGGAGAAGGGACCAGATGAATTATGGAATTCTCTAGGGCCTCACCCTGTCCCTGTAATCTTCAAGCTACAGACTACAAACAAGATGAGAAACCGACTCCAGGTCTTTCCAGAACTGGAAACCAATG cGGTGTTAATGATAGATGATGACACACTAATTAGTGCTCAAGACCTTGCTTTTGCCTTCTCAGTTTGGCAG CAATTTCCTGATCATATTGTAGGATTTGTTCCAAGAAAGCATGTCTCTACTTCATCGGGTATCTACAGTTATGGAGGTTTTGAACTACAAACACCAGGATTTGGAAACGGTGACCAGTACTCAATGGTGCTCATTGGAGCCTCATTCTTCAATAGCAAATACCTTGAACTCTTTCAAAGGCAACCTGCAGCTGTCCATGCTTTGATAGATGAAACACAAAACTGTGATGATATCGCCATGAATTTCCTTGTTGCCAGGCACATTGGGAAGACTTCAGGGATATTTGTGAAACCTGTCAACATGggcaatttagaaaaagaaaccaaTGGTGGCTATTCTGGGATGTGGCATCGAGCAGAGCACTTTCTGCAGCGGTCTTACTGTATAAATAAGCTTGTTAGTATCTATGATAGCATGCCCTTGAAGTATTCCAACATTATGATTTCTCAGTTTGGTTTTCCATATGCTAACCACAGAAGTAAAATATGA